The sequence AAAATTAGAGCCGTGATAGCCACACTTTCTATTGCATTTTATTTGCCTATTATCATTGCGCAGATTTACCTCACACGCGGACATAGCAATGGCAGATGGGCAAGAAAGCAGTGCCGCTGGTTTTTCTCATTTAATCGCTTGCATGTAGAGCGTATAGGCGAGTATGATAAGGACGCGCAACTGCTTGTGATAAATCATCAAAGTGTAACAGATATTATCTATTTTGAGGCATTTCACCCGGCTAATATCTGTTGGGTGGCAAAAAAGCAACTTGGTGAAATCCCACTCTATGGGCATGCGCTCAAAGGTCCAGATATGATACTCATTGATAGAGAGGATAAAAATGGCATTGTTTTTCTGCTCAAAGAAGCCAAAAAGGCGCTAGCCAATCATCGCCTCATTGCCATTTTCCCAGAAGGCACAAGGAGCAAAGGTGGGGAGAAATT is a genomic window of Helicobacter jaachi containing:
- a CDS encoding 1-acylglycerol-3-phosphate O-acyltransferase, whose translation is MLAKIRAVIATLSIAFYLPIIIAQIYLTRGHSNGRWARKQCRWFFSFNRLHVERIGEYDKDAQLLVINHQSVTDIIYFEAFHPANICWVAKKQLGEIPLYGHALKGPDMILIDREDKNGIVFLLKEAKKALANHRLIAIFPEGTRSKGGEKFLPFKAGAKILASKLNLRIQPAVLINTRKLYNSSPMEIKTDKARVVLMEAYTPDFSDEHWYEKLQNSMHEVYLKHYHELNLS